The region CACGTAGGTCGGGTTAGCGCAGCGTAACCCGACATCCAGCTCATTCACACCCAACATCCTCAAAATCCATCTGCCACTGTCCCCAATCCGCCTCATAAATCCCGGCTTCGACATACCTCCGAAAACTGGAATGCGGCCACGCCATAGGAGAGGTCGCATATCCATGCTTCACCGGATTGTAATGAACATACTCCACATGTTTCTCGAAATCCTGTTCGTCCCGCAGCATGTGCTCCCAATAACGATGCTGCCACAACGTCTGCTCCCGCCGCCTCGCCTGACTGGCGTTTGGTACGACACGTAGCGCGGGATCGCAATGTTTCGTGAACCACGTTTTAACCAGTCGCCAGCGGGTGGCGAAATCTGCATCGTCTGGCGGCAATGTCCAGATGCAATGCAAGTGATCCGGCAAAACCACCATCGCATCCAGCGCAAACGGATGGGAGGCTCGCACGGAACGAAATGCGGATCGCAACACATCCACCGCCTCCGTCGAGGCAAATATCGGTCGCCGTTTCTCCGTCACCAACGTGAAGAAGAATGAGCCGCCATCAACAAATGCACGCCGGTATCTCATCACATCCCCAACTTCGTATACCGCCAATATCCCTGTAGGTCGGGTTAGGCCGCAGGCCGTAACCCGACAGAGCAAGGGGAAAAAGTCGGGTTACGCTGCGCTAACCCGACCTACGGGCTTATCGCAAATCAGAATGGAATATCATCATCAAAACTGTCGAATGGCTTATCGTAGCGTTTAACCGCATCAAGTCTCGTCTGAATATTTCCTACGATAATATTTTTCTTCTCACGAGAACTTGATCTATAAAGATCTAGAAATGCTCTCAGCACATCCACTCGAAACCAATAGGATTTGTTGTAATAGTACTGCCCGTTAATAAAACATCTAACCACAAGCGAACTGTCTGGAACATGCTCTTCGAGCATGACTTTTTTATAACACTCTTCGAGCTTTGTCTGAATTTCTCCAACATCGTCGTAATATTTTGTACTTCCTTCAATTTTTGAGACGGCAGAATAAAGGCTGCCCGAGAAGTCTCTATAAGTTTCCAGTTCAGCATCGTCAAACCCGATGTCAAGAAATTTTTCTGAAAGGAGCTCTTTCCTTACTTCCGAAAAGAAAGCGATACGAGCTTTTGGATTAGATACGCACATACGACCGAGCAAGCTCATATGCTTAAAATGCTTGATATCAGCGTCGGCAATAATTTTTTCAAAAAGCTTCCCAACAAAATACACCTCGGTCCTGTAGTCATAGATAGATTCCTTGAATTCAGGAGGTGGTTCGCACCACCAATTAAGAGTAATGCTTTTTCCAAAGTCATTTGTATTGATAGTTTGCTTACCAAAACCAAAGTCAATTATTTTTACGGCACCATCTTCCGTCACCATGACATTCTGTGGCCGTATATCTCGGTGAAGTATCTTATTTTTCTCCAAGTGTGAAAATCCTTCAATAACCTGAACAAACACTTCATTCACGTCTTCTGGGTGCTTTGACAGATAATCCTCAATATCAAAGCCCTGCACATACTCCATCAATATGTAGCCCGTACGTTGCTCTGGGTATAGGTAGTAGTTGAATACACGTACAACATTTTGATGATTCAATAAGTGCAAATACTTAATCTCGCGCACGAAATTCTTAAAGAACTCTTCTTTCATGCTCTCGTGAAACGGCGAATATTTCTTACACACAAACTGCTCGTCTATTACGCTGTCATATAACAGGACTGTTCGCCCACAAGCTCCCTGACCAAGCTCTTTCTTTAGAACAAAGTCTTTCTTTCGAATGAATTCCACAATCTTTTCAGTCATATTTCAAAGCATTTCCAATAGAACCACTTAATAAGAAGCGTGCGAATGCTTCAATTCCTCAGCGGCTTCCCATTTTTCAACATATATTCAATCCGGTCCTGCGTCTTGAAATGCCCCAGCAACTCCATGAAGTGGCGCCGCTCCAGGTCGAGCAGCCATTGTTCGTCCACCATACTGCCCGCATCCACATCTCCGCCGCACAGGGTCTCGGCGACGCGGCTACCAATGTTGTAGTCGTATTCGGAGATGAAGTTGCCTTCCAGCATGTTGACCATCGCTGCCTGCAGGGTGGCGATGCCGGTGCGTCCGGCCACGATGATCTGGCGCTGGTGCAGCGGCGGGCGGTAGGCCGTGGCGTTAAGTGCTTTTGCCTCTTCCTTGGCGACGTGCAGCAGTTCGAAGCGGTTCAGCACGATGCGATCGGATTGCCTGAGGTAGCCCATCTCGCGCGCCATCTCGGCGCTCTTGGCGACTTCGCCCATGGCGATGTTCTGGAAATATCTGCGCAGGTAAGGGAAGACGTCGACGCGATTGTCGCTGGCGAAGCGCTGTGCCTCTTGTGCCGCGCGTTGCGCCATCTCCTTGCAGCCGCCGCCTGCGGGAATCAGTCCGACCCCGACTTCGACCAAGCCGATGTAGGTTTCCAGCGTGGCAACGATGCGCGTGCAGTGGATGGAGAATTCGCAACCACCGCCGAGCGCGAGGCCGTCCACGGCGGCGATGGTAGGCACAAGCGCATACTTGAGGCGCATCGAGACTTGCTGAAACTTGGCGACCACGGCTTCCACTTTCGGCACGTTGCCCGCCGCAGCGTTAACAATATCGCCCAGCCCCCCGCCACCCGCAATGGTGTATTTGACGCGGCTGGCGGCCTGCTTGAAGCGGCCGAACATGCCTTCGCCCTGCACCGGTTCCTGCATGCCCTGCATCAGTTGCAGCAGGTTGGCTCCGGCCGAGAATGGCGGCTCGGTCTGCCACAGGATGAGCGCGCTGAAATGCGCCTCGGCTTCGTTTACCGCGCGCAGGATGCCGTCCAGCACTTCGTTGCTGACGGTGTGCATCTTGCTCTTGAAGCTCAGGATGGCAATCGTATCTCCCGTGTGCCACAGGCGCACTTCGTCGGTCTCGAATACGGTTTCGCCGTAGTGGCGCTCCTCGCCGAGGAGCCGGTCCGGGTAGAGCTGGCGCTGGTAGACCGGGAGGGAGGAACGCGGTTGGTAAGTGTTGCTGGCAGGCGCATAGGAACCCGGCATGCCATGCACTGCAAGACGTGACGGATCGGTGGCCCAGGCGGGCAATGGTGTGCTTGCCATCGCCTTGCCCGCAGCAATATCTTCGCTGATCCATCCCGCCACTTGCTGCCAGCCTGCCGCCTGCCAGATCTCGAACGGGCCGTTGTCCCAGCCGAAGCCCCAGCGCACGGCCAGGTCGAGGTCGCGCGTGTTGTTCGCGATGGATTCCAGCTGCAATGCGCAATAGTGGAACACGTCGCGGAATGTCGCCCACAGGAATTGCGCCTGCGGATGCGGATTGCTGCGCAGTCCGGCGAGTTTCTTGGCCCAGTCGCGTTCGCGCAGGATGTCCTTCACGCCGTCGTCCACCTTGGCATCGGAGAGGCGGTATTCCCGCGTGTGCAGGTCCAGCACATGGATCTCCTTGCCTATCTTCATGTAGACGCCGCGTTTGGTCTTCTGTCCCAGGGAGCCCTGGTCGACCAGGTACTTGAACCAGCTGGGCAGCTCGAAGTGCTTGTGCCAGGGATCGTCGGTCAGGTTCTCGCGCATGGTGTTGACCACATGCGCGAACACATCGAGGCCGACCACATCCAGCGTGCGGAAGGTGGCGCTTTTGGGGCGACCAAGATAACGCCCGGTGAGTGCGTCCACCATGTCGAAACCGAGGTTGAATTCCGCCGCATGATGCTTGGTGGCGAGCATGGAGAAGACGCCGATGCGGTTGGCGATGAAGTTGGGCGTGTCCTTGGCGCGTACCACACCCTTGCCCAGCGTGGAGACGAGGAAGGTTTCCAACTGGTCGAGCAGTTCCGCTTCGGTACCTTTGCATGGAATGAGTTCGACCAGATGCATGTAGCGCGGCGGGTTGAAAAAGTGGATGCCGCAGAAACGATGGCGCAGGCTTTCGGGGAATGCTTCGGCCAGCTTGTTGATGGACAAGCCGGAAGTATTGGTGGCAAAAATGGCGTTCGCATTCACGAACGGTGCAACCTTGCGGTACAGGTCGGACTTCCAGTCCATGCGCTCGGCAATGGCTTCGATGATCAGGTCGCACTCGCGCAGCTTCTCCAGGTGCTGGTCGTAATTTGCAGCCTGGATGTAAGTGATCTTTGCGGGGCTGGAGATGGCTGCGGGCTCGAGTTTCTTCAAACCGTCCAGCGCCTTGTTCACGTTGCCGTTCGGGTCGCCCTCTTTCGACGGCAATTCGAACAACAATGTCTCGACGTTGGCATTGACCAGGTGCGCGGCGATCTGCGCCCCCATCACGCCGGCGCCGAGTACGGCAACCTTGCGAACTTTCAGATGATTGCTCATCGCGATACTCCCGAATTTATGCTGAAAAAAAGCGGCGGGCACAATCCCGCCACTTGCCGAAGACGATCAGAAATTATATGCGTACTGCACGGTCACTATGTTGATGCTGCTGCTGAAGGTACCCACCAGATCGCCCGCACCGGTTGCAGTCTGGTTGTTGGCGATGGAAGTATCCTTGACGAACAGGTGGGCGTAACCGAAATCCACCTTGCTGGTATCCGATACCTTGTACTGGCCGCCGAACGTCAGCCAGGTACGGTTGTTGTCGGGGATGCGCGCAGTCAGGTAAGCAGCGGGCACCGGCGTCTGGTCGTAGGCCACACCGACGCGGGCCAGCCATTGTTCGTTGTAGTGATAGGTCGACCCCAGGCTGAAACGCCAGGTGTTGGTCCAGTGTTCCGGGGTCGTCTGCAAAACGCTCCCGTTGGCGCGGCTGACCACCATTTGTTGCATGACACTCCAACCCGTCCTGCTCGCGTCGGCCATCACATCCCACTTGTCGTTCAATTGATGGAAGCCGCTGATCGACAACATATCGGGCATGCTGATCGGCAGCGACACATTGCCGTTCTGAAGCGCCGCCTGCCCCTGCAATACAGCTGGGACGTTGCTGAAGCTCACCGAGCCATTCAGGTTGTACTTGATCTTCGAGCGATAGGACAGCCCGATGCGGGAATCCGGCGCGACATTGAACAAGACCCCGAAGTTGTAGCCCCAGGACGAATCGCTGCCGCTCATCGAGCTGATTCCTTCGCCGCTTGCCAACCCGCCCGAGAGCGCAGTGTAGTTCACGGCATTGGAAAGATCGCCGGTGATGTGCTGGTAGCTCAGCCCGAGACCCAGACTGACGCTGTCGTTCATCTCGTATGAGAACGAAGGATTCAGGTTGATGGTTCGGATCTTCGAGTTGATCGCCTGAAAGCGCCCGACCCAGGTCGGGTCATATTGGGTCTGTAATCCGAAGGGGGAATTGATGCCCAGACCGAAGCGCAGGGCGGGCTCGACCTCCATCACCATATAGGTGTTGGGCACCAGCACCAGGCTGCCTGCATCGCCGCCATTGTCACCAAATGGCTGGAATGCCGCGGCCGTCGATCCGGTGTTCGAGAATTTGATCGAGGGCTGGATCAGGCTGCCGGCCACGGTCACCTGGTTGCCCTTCAGCCTGGACATGCCGGCCGGGTTGAAAAAGATGGTAGTCGCATCTTCGGCACCTGCAGCACCGCCGGCAAAGGCATTGCCCAGTCCGCTGCTTTGCTCGATCAGTGCAAATGCCGCTGCCTCCGCATTGCCGGACATTGCCAGCAATGCGCTCGTCACGGACATGGCGATCAACGATCTGTATAACTTCATGACTCAATCTCTCCTGGGACTAAAAAATTTATCTGCTGCAAGATGCGGACCTGCTATTCCTGGGGCGGCAAGGGCCGCGGCTTGCGATCCTCTCCCACCGCAACATAAGTCAGCGTCGCTTCAGTCACCTTGAGACAGGTCGGGTTCTCGGGATCGCGCTGCACAAAAACTTCGACATCCACAGTGACTGATGTCGTCCCCGCCTTCACGATCCTGGTGTAAAAACTGACGATATCGCCGACAAAGATGGGTTGTTTGAATACGAACGAATTGACGGCTATCGTCGCCACCCTTCCTTTGGCTCGGTGCACCGCGGGGATGCTGCCGGCGATGTCGACCTGCCCCATCAACCATCCGCCGAAGATGTCTCCCGTGTAGTTGGCGTCCGAAGGCATTGCTGCCACGCGCAAGGTAGGCTGGCGATCCGGTAAGGTCGCGGGTGCTGCAGTAGTCATTGTTCAGTGTCCTTTGTAAAGTTCGTCGATCTGCGCCGCAAATCGCTGTGCGACGACGGCGCGCTTGAGTTTCAGGGTCGGCGTGAGCAGACCGTTGTCGATGGTCCAAGGCTCCAGCAGCAGCAACACGCGATGCACGTTGGCATAACCTGGAAATTGGCTCATGTTGCGCGCGATGCGCCGCAACACTTTGGCTTCCATGTTGCTGTCGGTCAACGATTCAGGCATGTCCGGCCGCACGCCGACTTTTGCAGCGACAGCCGTCCACACCTCAGGATTGAGCACGGCAAGCGCAACCAGGTACGGGCGGGCCTCGCCGCATATCATCACCTGGTCGATCAGGGGATCATGCAGGATGGCGGCCTCGATGTCGGCGGGCGGCATCTTCTCGCCGTTGGACAAGACGATGATCTCCTTCAGGCGACCGGTAATGTAAATGTGCCCCGTCTCGCTTATGTGCGCAGTGTCGCCGGTGTTCAGCCAGCCGTCGGCGTCAATCATGGCCCGGGTTGCCTCGGGATTATTCCAGTACCCCATCATCACGTTCGGCCCCTTCACCAGCAGCGCACTCTGCGCGCCCAGCTTCACTTGCACGCCGCGTATCGGTTGCCCCACGCTATCCGGGAAATTGTTATCCAGCTTGTTGCCAGCCACGATGGGGCTGGTTTCGGTGAGTCCGTAGCCCTGCACCACGGGCAGCCCCAGGCCGATGAACATGCGCGAAATCTCTGGTGCCAGCGCCGCACCGCTGGTGACGGCAGTGCGCAAGCGTCCGCCCAGCCTGTCCATGATCTTTTGCGCCACCAGTTTTTGCAGCAGGGGCCACAGCAGGAACGAAAGTTTCCAGCCCGCCCGTCCCTGCTGATGTTGAAAACGCGACCAGCCAACATCCACCGCCAGCTTGAACAACATACGTTTGAGCGGCGAACCTTCCCTCAGTTTGGTATTGATTGCGCCGTATATGCGTTCGTAA is a window of Sideroxydans sp. CL21 DNA encoding:
- a CDS encoding 3-hydroxyacyl-CoA dehydrogenase/enoyl-CoA hydratase family protein: MSNHLKVRKVAVLGAGVMGAQIAAHLVNANVETLLFELPSKEGDPNGNVNKALDGLKKLEPAAISSPAKITYIQAANYDQHLEKLRECDLIIEAIAERMDWKSDLYRKVAPFVNANAIFATNTSGLSINKLAEAFPESLRHRFCGIHFFNPPRYMHLVELIPCKGTEAELLDQLETFLVSTLGKGVVRAKDTPNFIANRIGVFSMLATKHHAAEFNLGFDMVDALTGRYLGRPKSATFRTLDVVGLDVFAHVVNTMRENLTDDPWHKHFELPSWFKYLVDQGSLGQKTKRGVYMKIGKEIHVLDLHTREYRLSDAKVDDGVKDILRERDWAKKLAGLRSNPHPQAQFLWATFRDVFHYCALQLESIANNTRDLDLAVRWGFGWDNGPFEIWQAAGWQQVAGWISEDIAAGKAMASTPLPAWATDPSRLAVHGMPGSYAPASNTYQPRSSLPVYQRQLYPDRLLGEERHYGETVFETDEVRLWHTGDTIAILSFKSKMHTVSNEVLDGILRAVNEAEAHFSALILWQTEPPFSAGANLLQLMQGMQEPVQGEGMFGRFKQAASRVKYTIAGGGGLGDIVNAAAGNVPKVEAVVAKFQQVSMRLKYALVPTIAAVDGLALGGGCEFSIHCTRIVATLETYIGLVEVGVGLIPAGGGCKEMAQRAAQEAQRFASDNRVDVFPYLRRYFQNIAMGEVAKSAEMAREMGYLRQSDRIVLNRFELLHVAKEEAKALNATAYRPPLHQRQIIVAGRTGIATLQAAMVNMLEGNFISEYDYNIGSRVAETLCGGDVDAGSMVDEQWLLDLERRHFMELLGHFKTQDRIEYMLKNGKPLRN
- a CDS encoding outer membrane protein transport protein; protein product: MKLYRSLIAMSVTSALLAMSGNAEAAAFALIEQSSGLGNAFAGGAAGAEDATTIFFNPAGMSRLKGNQVTVAGSLIQPSIKFSNTGSTAAAFQPFGDNGGDAGSLVLVPNTYMVMEVEPALRFGLGINSPFGLQTQYDPTWVGRFQAINSKIRTINLNPSFSYEMNDSVSLGLGLSYQHITGDLSNAVNYTALSGGLASGEGISSMSGSDSSWGYNFGVLFNVAPDSRIGLSYRSKIKYNLNGSVSFSNVPAVLQGQAALQNGNVSLPISMPDMLSISGFHQLNDKWDVMADASRTGWSVMQQMVVSRANGSVLQTTPEHWTNTWRFSLGSTYHYNEQWLARVGVAYDQTPVPAAYLTARIPDNNRTWLTFGGQYKVSDTSKVDFGYAHLFVKDTSIANNQTATGAGDLVGTFSSSINIVTVQYAYNF
- a CDS encoding long-chain fatty acid--CoA ligase, encoding MNSTEKEDVISPQQAVTLHGLFLERVRRSRDKIAYRYFDNRQSVWVDLSWGQMLEQVARWQGALAQEGLAKGDRVALMLRNCPQWVMFDQAAMSLGLVVVPLYTVDRAENIAYIVNDAQVKVVLFETAEQWRELRGVVGQMGCVQRFISLDEFKSEEERLVPAAKYLHAQSVELQPAVTCESGELASIIYTSGTTGKPKGVMLSHSNMLSNIYDGMATFAVYKNDLMLSFLPLSHTFERTCGYYMQVMTGATVAYARSIPLLSEDLQTIRPTLLISVPRIYERIYGAINTKLREGSPLKRMLFKLAVDVGWSRFQHQQGRAGWKLSFLLWPLLQKLVAQKIMDRLGGRLRTAVTSGAALAPEISRMFIGLGLPVVQGYGLTETSPIVAGNKLDNNFPDSVGQPIRGVQVKLGAQSALLVKGPNVMMGYWNNPEATRAMIDADGWLNTGDTAHISETGHIYITGRLKEIIVLSNGEKMPPADIEAAILHDPLIDQVMICGEARPYLVALAVLNPEVWTAVAAKVGVRPDMPESLTDSNMEAKVLRRIARNMSQFPGYANVHRVLLLLEPWTIDNGLLTPTLKLKRAVVAQRFAAQIDELYKGH
- a CDS encoding protein kinase family protein, with product MTEKIVEFIRKKDFVLKKELGQGACGRTVLLYDSVIDEQFVCKKYSPFHESMKEEFFKNFVREIKYLHLLNHQNVVRVFNYYLYPEQRTGYILMEYVQGFDIEDYLSKHPEDVNEVFVQVIEGFSHLEKNKILHRDIRPQNVMVTEDGAVKIIDFGFGKQTINTNDFGKSITLNWWCEPPPEFKESIYDYRTEVYFVGKLFEKIIADADIKHFKHMSLLGRMCVSNPKARIAFFSEVRKELLSEKFLDIGFDDAELETYRDFSGSLYSAVSKIEGSTKYYDDVGEIQTKLEECYKKVMLEEHVPDSSLVVRCFINGQYYYNKSYWFRVDVLRAFLDLYRSSSREKKNIIVGNIQTRLDAVKRYDKPFDSFDDDIPF
- a CDS encoding transposase, producing the protein MRYRRAFVDGGSFFFTLVTEKRRPIFASTEAVDVLRSAFRSVRASHPFALDAMVVLPDHLHCIWTLPPDDADFATRWRLVKTWFTKHCDPALRVVPNASQARRREQTLWQHRYWEHMLRDEQDFEKHVEYVHYNPVKHGYATSPMAWPHSSFRRYVEAGIYEADWGQWQMDFEDVGCE
- a CDS encoding acyl-CoA thioesterase, coding for MTTAAPATLPDRQPTLRVAAMPSDANYTGDIFGGWLMGQVDIAGSIPAVHRAKGRVATIAVNSFVFKQPIFVGDIVSFYTRIVKAGTTSVTVDVEVFVQRDPENPTCLKVTEATLTYVAVGEDRKPRPLPPQE